In [Clostridium] cellulosi, one genomic interval encodes:
- the typA gene encoding GTP-binding protein TypA/BipA homolog (High confidence in function and specificity), translating into MVRSDLRNIAIIAHVDHGKTTLVDEMLKQGGVFRENQVVQERVMDSNELERERGITILAKNTAAKFDGVKINIVDTPGHADFGGEVERILKMVNGVLLLVDAAEGPMPQTRFVLQKALSLGHKVIIVINKIDKPDARIKEVEDEVLELLFDLNANEEQLNSPFVYCSGRNGTATLNPDEEGKDLAPLFRKIIEYIPAPEGDETGSLQMLISSIDYNDYVGRIAIGRIERGTLKQGQDIVVANYHNTYTPYKAKITNVYQFEGLKRVPVETATIGDIVALSGIENITIGDTICDPETVEPLKFVKISDPTIEMTFSVNDSPFAGREGKYVTSRHLRARLFKELLKDVSLHVEETESPDSFKVSGRGEMHLSILIETMRREGYEFQVSTPRVLFKEIDGVLCEPIEEVVIDVPQDYMGSVMEKMGMRKGELQHMEPQGSRMRVEFLIPSRGLFGYRSEFMTDTKGEGIISSVFHGYEPYKGEIPSRSYGSLIAFEDGEAVTYGLFNAQDRGTLFIEPGTKVYGGMVVGCSPKGDDIVVNVCKKKHVTNMRSSSSDEALRLVPPHKLSLEESLEYMADDELLEVTPKSLRLRKRILDHAARMKANAKKQQNQ; encoded by the coding sequence TTGGTACGCAGCGATCTCCGCAATATCGCAATAATTGCCCATGTCGACCACGGCAAAACAACATTGGTCGACGAAATGCTTAAACAAGGAGGCGTATTCAGAGAAAATCAGGTTGTGCAGGAGCGCGTTATGGACTCGAACGAGCTTGAACGTGAACGCGGCATAACCATTCTGGCTAAGAACACCGCCGCAAAGTTTGACGGCGTTAAGATAAATATAGTGGACACCCCTGGCCATGCTGACTTCGGCGGCGAAGTTGAACGTATTCTCAAAATGGTAAACGGGGTTCTCCTTCTCGTCGACGCCGCAGAAGGGCCTATGCCGCAGACGCGCTTCGTGCTTCAAAAGGCATTGTCCCTCGGCCACAAGGTCATCATTGTCATTAACAAAATAGACAAGCCAGATGCAAGAATTAAGGAAGTTGAAGACGAAGTACTTGAACTTTTGTTTGATCTGAACGCAAACGAGGAGCAGTTGAACAGTCCTTTCGTTTACTGTTCCGGCAGAAATGGAACTGCTACATTGAATCCGGACGAGGAAGGCAAGGATCTTGCTCCCCTTTTCCGGAAAATTATCGAATATATACCGGCGCCTGAGGGCGACGAAACAGGCTCGCTTCAGATGCTCATTTCTTCAATTGACTATAACGATTATGTCGGGCGCATAGCTATCGGCCGTATTGAGCGCGGCACTTTGAAGCAGGGACAAGACATAGTTGTCGCAAACTATCACAACACATATACCCCGTATAAAGCCAAGATTACAAATGTCTATCAGTTTGAAGGATTAAAGCGCGTTCCTGTCGAAACTGCGACAATCGGCGACATAGTCGCTTTATCCGGAATTGAAAACATAACTATCGGCGATACGATTTGCGATCCAGAAACCGTTGAGCCACTGAAGTTTGTCAAGATTTCCGACCCCACAATCGAAATGACATTCTCGGTTAACGACAGCCCATTTGCCGGCCGCGAGGGCAAGTATGTAACTTCCCGCCATCTCCGCGCGAGACTGTTCAAAGAACTTCTCAAGGACGTTTCACTGCATGTTGAGGAAACTGAATCGCCGGATTCCTTCAAGGTATCCGGACGCGGTGAAATGCACCTTTCCATATTAATAGAGACAATGCGCCGGGAAGGGTATGAGTTCCAAGTAAGCACACCGCGTGTGCTTTTCAAGGAAATTGACGGCGTTTTATGCGAGCCGATTGAGGAAGTAGTAATCGACGTCCCTCAAGACTACATGGGTTCTGTCATGGAAAAGATGGGCATGCGCAAGGGCGAATTGCAGCACATGGAGCCGCAAGGCAGCCGCATGCGCGTTGAATTCCTTATTCCTTCACGCGGTCTTTTCGGCTACAGAAGCGAATTCATGACTGATACAAAGGGCGAAGGTATTATAAGCTCGGTTTTCCACGGCTACGAGCCGTATAAAGGCGAAATCCCATCCCGCAGTTACGGTTCACTGATTGCATTTGAAGACGGTGAAGCTGTTACTTACGGCCTTTTCAATGCACAGGACCGCGGGACATTGTTTATTGAACCAGGCACAAAGGTATATGGCGGTATGGTGGTTGGCTGTTCACCTAAGGGCGATGATATCGTCGTCAACGTTTGCAAAAAGAAACATGTAACCAATATGCGTTCCTCTTCAAGTGACGAGGCGCTCCGCCTTGTGCCGCCGCATAAGTTAAGCCTTGAAGAGTCGCTCGAATATATGGCTGACGACGAACTGCTCGAGGTTACTCCGAAGAGCCTGCGTCTGCGCAAGCGTATTCTTGACCACGCCGCCCGTATGAAGGCAAACGCTAAAAAGCAACAAAATCAGTAA
- the pyrE gene encoding Orotate phosphoribosyltransferase (High confidence in function and specificity), with protein MEAYKKEFIEFMVRSGVLTFGDFVTKSGRRTPYFVNTGNYVTGEQMQKLGGFYAECIKANIKEKIDALFGPAYKGIPLCTAVSMALYSKFNENVNYCFNRKEAKDHGEGGRMVGYKLKDGDNVVIIEDVVTAGTSVRECLPLLKEQADVNIVGLIVSVDRMEKGTGDKTAKQELFEQYGIKTYPIVTVREIIDSIYNQPIDGKVYIDDDVKQRMEEYFEKYCVQ; from the coding sequence ATGGAGGCCTATAAAAAGGAATTTATTGAATTTATGGTGAGGTCCGGAGTGCTCACTTTCGGCGACTTTGTGACCAAGAGCGGACGCAGGACGCCTTACTTTGTCAATACAGGAAATTATGTTACTGGTGAGCAGATGCAAAAGCTCGGCGGATTTTACGCTGAGTGCATAAAGGCAAATATCAAAGAAAAAATTGACGCGCTGTTCGGCCCGGCATATAAGGGGATCCCGCTGTGCACTGCGGTTTCTATGGCTCTATACTCCAAATTCAATGAAAACGTAAACTATTGCTTTAACCGCAAAGAAGCCAAGGACCACGGAGAAGGCGGCAGAATGGTCGGATATAAGCTAAAAGACGGCGACAACGTCGTAATAATAGAGGATGTCGTCACAGCCGGAACGTCGGTGAGGGAATGTCTGCCGCTGCTGAAAGAACAGGCGGACGTAAATATTGTCGGACTGATAGTTTCCGTTGACCGCATGGAAAAGGGGACGGGCGATAAAACCGCGAAACAGGAGCTTTTTGAGCAGTATGGCATTAAGACATACCCGATAGTCACTGTCAGAGAGATTATCGATTCAATCTACAACCAGCCGATCGACGGCAAGGTCTATATCGACGACGATGTAAAACAGCGCATGGAAGAATATTTTGAAAAATACTGCGTGCAATAA
- a CDS encoding hypothetical protein (Family membership), giving the protein MPLTITSENFDTEVLNSDKPVLVDFWATWCGPCRMIAPVIDEIEAEYGDKIKVGKVNVDDEPEIASNFNIMSIPTLLFFKDGKVAASSVGARPKEDIIQMLGL; this is encoded by the coding sequence ATGCCATTAACTATTACTTCAGAAAATTTTGATACTGAAGTTTTGAATTCAGATAAACCTGTTCTGGTTGACTTTTGGGCGACATGGTGCGGCCCGTGCCGTATGATTGCTCCGGTTATCGATGAAATAGAAGCCGAATACGGAGATAAAATCAAGGTCGGCAAGGTCAATGTTGATGACGAGCCGGAAATCGCGTCCAACTTCAACATCATGAGCATACCCACGCTTCTGTTTTTCAAAGACGGAAAGGTTGCCGCTTCATCTGTCGGGGCCCGTCCAAAAGAAGATATCATTCAAATGCTGGGGCTTTAA
- a CDS encoding hypothetical protein (Family membership) → MKRGFYPYSGPAGKDDPSRPYPRWYYPDADGTAFIVHNVQEYITAIDFFYRSVFGNSENTLWFIGLTTDIPTLLPQVLSSGNPFDETADISNFVAGIGAGRAYAYPEVLLQMAFHNIPTRLLEWSTNSIKALHDALSNTNSNLPATVFALDPLGLNRAASIEMSDSLHVPEALRAAAEKLSDALHAPEALSAEIAPLFGSSDRTSAGANSPFAVTAMDNNGKKRMFTVAPNSPQALAIERIPNSARYLFKIQVPSELRTLLLRQLQRVGLL, encoded by the coding sequence ATGAAAAGAGGCTTTTATCCTTACAGCGGCCCGGCAGGCAAAGATGACCCTTCACGTCCCTATCCCAGATGGTATTACCCTGACGCTGACGGCACCGCCTTTATCGTGCATAACGTACAGGAATACATAACCGCCATAGATTTCTTTTACAGGAGCGTTTTTGGAAACTCGGAAAATACCCTCTGGTTTATTGGACTAACCACTGATATTCCGACACTTTTGCCTCAGGTTCTTAGCTCCGGTAACCCATTTGACGAGACTGCAGACATATCGAACTTTGTCGCAGGTATCGGCGCGGGGCGGGCATATGCCTATCCGGAAGTCCTTTTGCAGATGGCGTTTCATAATATACCGACAAGGCTCCTTGAGTGGTCCACAAACTCAATTAAAGCGCTGCATGACGCCCTTAGCAATACAAACAGCAATTTACCTGCAACCGTTTTTGCCCTTGACCCCCTCGGCCTTAACCGCGCAGCGTCAATTGAGATGTCCGACTCTTTACATGTTCCAGAGGCGCTGCGTGCCGCAGCGGAAAAGCTGTCCGACGCCTTACATGCTCCCGAGGCCCTAAGCGCCGAAATAGCTCCCCTGTTCGGCAGCTCGGACAGAACCTCCGCTGGCGCCAACTCGCCGTTTGCTGTGACGGCAATGGATAACAACGGGAAAAAAAGAATGTTTACTGTCGCGCCGAACAGCCCGCAGGCTCTTGCCATCGAAAGGATACCCAACAGCGCCCGTTACCTGTTTAAAATTCAGGTGCCGTCTGAACTGAGAACGCTTTTGCTGCGCCAACTGCAGCGCGTAGGGCTTTTATAG
- a CDS encoding sodium/hydrogen exchanger (High confidence in function and specificity) has protein sequence MEKILLQIALILIATKLLGALSRKIKMPEVLGALAAGVLIGPTVLHFVDYTDNIKLLSELGVITLMFLAGLETNLDEMKKAGLSAFAIACGGIALPFMLGTLCANLFNPNLIESVYIGVILTATSISITAETLNEMGKLNTRAGINILGAAVIDDILGLIIISITLALSGTKSAERASLPVTLISIAVFCVVSFLVIAFLPRFAKKYVDKLKPSPALLSLTLALVLLCAFAAESLSIAAITGSYLCGLLLSQFGHREWLERNVKAISSGFLAPIFFASVGIQANLKGISPDNIFFIIVIFVIAVIGKVFGCGAPAGSFKMKKSEALQIGVGMVSRGEVAIITANIGLQNGIISNGMFTSIILVVILTTIITPVLLKFSFSRKIEKRLG, from the coding sequence GTGGAAAAAATACTGCTTCAAATCGCACTTATACTCATCGCAACAAAACTGCTCGGAGCTTTAAGCCGGAAGATAAAAATGCCCGAAGTGCTCGGGGCGCTAGCAGCAGGTGTCTTAATTGGCCCGACTGTGCTCCACTTTGTTGATTATACCGATAACATTAAACTGCTCTCCGAACTCGGGGTCATAACGCTGATGTTCTTGGCCGGGCTTGAAACAAACTTAGATGAAATGAAAAAAGCGGGGCTTTCCGCATTCGCCATCGCCTGCGGAGGCATAGCGCTGCCTTTCATGCTTGGGACTCTCTGTGCCAACCTGTTTAACCCCAATCTTATTGAAAGCGTTTACATCGGCGTGATACTTACGGCTACAAGTATCAGTATCACCGCGGAAACGCTCAATGAGATGGGTAAGCTCAACACCAGAGCCGGTATCAACATCTTAGGTGCCGCCGTAATCGACGATATTCTGGGATTAATTATAATTTCAATAACGCTTGCATTATCAGGCACGAAAAGTGCGGAACGCGCCTCCCTTCCTGTGACATTAATCAGCATTGCGGTATTCTGCGTTGTATCATTTCTGGTGATTGCATTCCTGCCGAGATTCGCAAAAAAGTACGTTGACAAACTAAAGCCCAGCCCGGCGCTGCTGTCCTTAACGCTTGCTCTTGTGCTGCTGTGCGCCTTTGCAGCCGAGAGCCTCTCCATCGCCGCTATAACCGGTTCTTACCTGTGCGGCCTGCTGCTGTCACAATTTGGCCACAGAGAATGGCTTGAACGCAATGTCAAGGCGATTTCTTCGGGATTCCTCGCCCCTATATTCTTTGCAAGTGTCGGGATTCAGGCAAATCTTAAAGGTATATCGCCGGACAACATATTCTTTATCATTGTCATATTCGTCATAGCCGTCATCGGTAAAGTTTTCGGCTGCGGCGCGCCTGCCGGCTCCTTTAAGATGAAGAAAAGCGAGGCGCTGCAAATCGGCGTCGGAATGGTCTCCCGCGGCGAAGTCGCTATAATAACCGCAAATATCGGGCTTCAAAACGGGATAATCTCAAACGGCATGTTTACTTCCATCATCCTTGTGGTTATTTTGACTACCATTATCACGCCGGTGCTTTTGAAATTCTCTTTCTCACGCAAAATTGAAAAACGGCTCGGGTAA
- a CDS encoding hypothetical protein (High confidence in function and specificity), with protein MREIKVGLITETVKRLCIDANHELSCDMEEKLRGSLEKEKSPLGKEVLSDLCRNLDAAREIKVPICQDTGMAVVFVDVGQDVHIVGGALNDAINEGVRRGYVDGLLRLSIVCDPLRRVNTGDNTPAVIHTRIVPGDQIKITVAPKGFGSENMSAIRMFTPAASRDDIIDFVVSTVEKAGSKPCPPVVVGVGIGGDFEYAALLAKKALCRPFDTPQQDEFYRQLEEDILSKINALGIGPQGFGGTVTALAVNIEVFATHIAGLPVAVNMGCHVTRHKTAVI; from the coding sequence ATGCGCGAAATTAAGGTGGGTTTAATAACCGAAACAGTAAAGCGGCTCTGCATTGACGCAAACCACGAGCTTTCATGCGACATGGAGGAAAAGCTCCGGGGCAGTCTGGAAAAAGAAAAATCGCCGCTCGGAAAAGAGGTTCTGAGCGACCTTTGCCGCAATCTTGACGCCGCGAGGGAAATCAAGGTGCCTATCTGCCAAGACACCGGCATGGCCGTCGTCTTTGTTGATGTGGGACAAGATGTCCATATTGTCGGCGGCGCACTGAACGACGCGATTAACGAGGGGGTTCGCCGCGGGTATGTCGACGGGCTGCTGCGGCTGTCGATTGTGTGTGACCCGCTGCGCCGTGTTAATACCGGGGACAATACCCCGGCGGTCATTCATACGCGTATAGTCCCCGGCGATCAAATCAAGATTACCGTCGCACCGAAAGGATTCGGCAGCGAGAACATGAGCGCCATCCGTATGTTTACCCCTGCCGCTTCCCGGGACGATATTATTGATTTTGTCGTCTCGACGGTTGAAAAAGCCGGCAGCAAGCCCTGCCCGCCCGTTGTGGTGGGAGTAGGCATAGGCGGTGACTTTGAATATGCAGCGCTGCTGGCAAAAAAGGCCCTTTGCCGCCCCTTTGACACACCCCAACAGGATGAGTTCTACAGGCAACTTGAAGAAGATATCTTAAGCAAGATAAACGCTTTGGGAATAGGCCCCCAAGGGTTCGGCGGAACAGTAACGGCGCTTGCCGTCAACATCGAGGTTTTTGCGACCCATATCGCCGGACTGCCGGTTGCCGTAAATATGGGCTGCCATGTGACAAGGCACAAGACTGCGGTAATTTAA